A window of Chrysoperla carnea chromosome 3, inChrCarn1.1, whole genome shotgun sequence genomic DNA:
GAACTTGGATTTGAAGATATTGATGATGATCCTTGTATTTTTATGACCATGAGAACGAATTTATTATTGGAATATTTGTAGGTGATAGCATAATAATTGGTAGTGAATGATTGAAAAGGACGGGAAAATTATTCTATCTTGGAATGGAAATTCATCTGAAGGAAATGGTATTCTGGTAAGTCACCAAAAATATACTTGAAAAGTATTATCGAAGTTAAGTTTTCATGAATCTTATCTAGTAACTACACCCATGGACCCTGGAATGTTGACATAAAAGAAAGATAATGataaatctttaaataataaaccgCATCGTGAAGCCataggaatttttttatgtttatctaCTATATAGAGGCTTAATATTAGTTTCGCTGTAAATTATTGGAGTAGACAGGTTAGTTATCCAAAATTAAGACCTTGGAGAATCATTGAAAGGATTTTCAAATATGTCAGAGGAAccgaaaattgtaaaatattctttgaaagaGGATCTGAATTAAAAGTATACACAGATGCTAACTATGGAGAAACAGAAGAAAATGTGATTTCAAAGAGTGGTGTTTTAACTAATTGCGAGCACCTATCGTTTGGTTGGCATAAAAACAATTGGTAACATTATTGACACCAGCAGTTTTACAACATCGAGCTGCTATGAAttgttttcaagaaatttgctggggaagaaaattgtaaaataatttaaataactaattttaatgaGCCAAGCAGCTAAACATATGTTGGGAAATGTTGAAGAAGGAAAGGTCAAAAAGAGCAAGAAACAtctgaaaattagaaaaaaatttgttaatcaaCACATTGGCAAGAAAGTGAATTTATTAGCCTTTATATTGAGGAAAGAAagaaatacaattaataaaagaaatataaagaaataCAAAAGCAACGATCCAACTTGAACAACGAACAACTTTTGTATTCAGCAAGGTTATCAGGCAAGGCGATCCACTTAGACCTAAACTTTTCACAGtagtgttaaaaatatatttgggaATTTACACTTTAAAGATTTCGGAATAAACATTAACGGATCAAATCTAAACCTCCTTAGACTTGCCGCCATCAGTGTGATATTTGCAAAGAACAGATATATTACAAGATATACTATGATTCCACAATTTGATTACGGAAACAGGAAAGCAGGTCTCTGCCTGAATCCAACGAAGACTAAAGTAATGACGCATGAATTAAGGGAAAAGATTGAATTTGGACAAGAAGTTATCGAGTATGTGGATGAATTCATATATCTGGGACAACTAATATCGATGGAAGATCAATGTCAATTCAAGatgtcattaaaaattaaattgtacgaCACGTGTATCCTTCTATGTCGATGTTTTCTATGTTTAACACCTCACTTATGGGTGTTAAAGTTGGCCTGCCACAAACAAACATACGAGACTGGaactacaaaaaataagaaaattaaaatagaactgGACTGGTCATATAATGAGGATATATAAAGGAAAATGGACGAAGTACGTATTACAATGGTATCCAAGAAACGGAAAAAGACACAAAAGATGTCAAACAAATAGATGGAAGAATGATTTAAGACAGAGGTAAGTGGAagtttaaactaaaaaacaaaaagaaataacaatttataaataaataaaagtcaaaATGCAGTACGGTCAGTGAATAAGggcttttattattactataattattattattataatactaagTAACGCATTTTAATTAAAGCTTTATCTAAaacggtttttgaaaatttacgtttAAAGTTGATTATTGAAGAGTGTTAGATATAGTAACATCCGTGTAATCAActttaaagtattaaattagATGTTGTagcttattttgttttgttttattttgattgtttgttttttctttttttttttataaaataaattattttaaataaaaaccaatgACAACGgagtataaattaattgaataaaaagaattaattcaggtaatggaataaaattgaataattataattattaatttaaatgtaattgcataattaatgaattgttattttgtatttacattGTGTGTTTGGTGTTAAATTTgtctgtaataataattgtttttaaattaaataattaattactcatAAAATCAGAACAGTATGGCCGCTTTGATTGTTCTCGGCAAATTGGGGATTTTAATAGTTAGGACGTGGGTGGCTGTTTCAACAACTTACCCATCAAGTCTGGCTGTCAAGCAACACTCACCACACCCTGAGAAAGCAATGCACCCTTTATTTTTTCTATCCCGCAATTGAACAAATTTCGGTACACTATCACCGGATACATTGAGTGTGCAAAGACGTTTGTGTCTACCTCGAAATTTCGAACTTTCCTGATTTGGTACTTTTTAGGAGAGCTTCGGTGAGGAAGGGGTTTATTTTTGGAAAGTCACCCTACTTAATGTTAACGATAATAAACTTCTGCAAAAGTGGCTCCATTTTCTAAACTGACGGCATCGAACATGCCTCAgtgtttccttttttttctttcgttcGCTTTAGATTTCTATCATTAGCGTTTAGTTTTTCATAGGAGGCTTCATCTTGAGTGGATTGACATCCTGAGAATGCGGTTTAGTTTTAACGGGGTCGCTGCCCGGGACCCGTTATGTGGGTACTATCTTCAAACACTTTTCGCTTGGTTTTAACGGGTTGAGTTAAGTATTCCACCTACAACAGAGACTGCTTCTGGGGATCCGAGCCCTTGCACTGTAGGATTTAAATCTACTTATCTTTTATCTTTCATCCATAAGAATATGATAATTTCGGCTTATTAGCAGTTTCCGTCCCCACGCATTTCAGTATTTTTTGTGGGTAGATTTCCAACGCCACCTAGCATTAAATGAGTTCTGCAATCTAGGGTTTGTAAATGGATTTACATCCCGCTTACAGAAAGTTTTGATCCAGGTGAAGCACACTTCATAAGGTTGAGAAGTGCAAGTTAACAAATTTTCgtacaaaaattatcagaacTTTTGAATAATTACCACAAAAGAATTAATTTCACGGTAGAAGTGTTAGAAAACAAGCAAATCTTATTCCTAGACATGAAAGTAACTCTCATTAATAACGTAACCACTACTGTTTTCGAATCATCCCAAATACCAAAtagtcaaaaaaaaatcttattaataaattatgatactCAAAGATATATGAAATTAACACACAAGAAAATCTATAGCCAAGGGCATCATAGCTTTCATGTAAATACTCAACATTGTGAACTTTTCcattttatataagtaatatttagAGTATAATATACTGACATCACAAAAGTTTTAACACGGAAACCTAAATCACTAATACGCTCTatatttaaaccaaaattaGCAGCGTTGGAGCTGCGTTAGCTTAGCGCAATCTTTCAGAGatggaaaaaataacacatttaaaaaaaaatcgaatattgcattttttttcaagaatttttattgcgAAAACTAAACGTTTAGAGCAAAAATTACAAGagaacttttttgcttaaaactaaatacaaaaatacaaaaatattgtttatttagaaaaaattcaaaatgttgtACTTTGCGAAGTATAGTACGAGGAAGGGGCAGCTAATTCGACCGCAGCGTTGTTATCTTGCAATAAATCCTgcgtttgatttaaaatatgacaaatCTTCAATGGTTTACATGCAAATGGTATGGTAAATTTCTTAGTATTAAGTCTTTGTAAcattacttaccattttttagaaagtagtattaaattttcaatgtttacaTATCTACATTTCATAGACGTGCATGACCAtccattcatttttattaataaagtagtgtgtcgtTACTAAGTTAGCTCCCTGAAATAAATCTCATGCATTGAAAAATTGGCCGCGGCCCAGATGATGCCGAAACCCGAAATCGGCGCTGTATAGCCCCACTTTGATTTAAGAATACGCCCAAAATGTGCAAGTACACGTTTTAGAGCATTAGACACtcgaaaatatacttaaaaaaggCGATCTCTGGCGATCAAGATGTCAAATTTTCACATTCACATTTGATACAACAATACAATACAACAttgaatttaactttttattcatGTTCAAAATATTAGACCTCACTTGTTGAAACAAAAACGAAAGCTAACAGGAGCTTACAGAAAAATTGCTGGTGTGTCTCGTCAGAATTGAGACAGGTGCGATGCAGGGAGCGTACAGTTTTACACATGGTACATTTGCTTGCCGTTCTTCGTGCCGTTCGTCCGTTTCAGCTGCCGTTCTTCATATTACACTTGCTCTTTTAGTGATAAATAACAACTTCAAGGTATAGAATCTAACTAACGCCATAAGTTGACGCACAAGTTGACCGCCATCAACGCACAGCCTTAGTCTttaaagggggggggggggcataAATGGCGTGGGACAATAGGAATTCTTCCATATAAAAACCTGagattataaatgaatatattacaTACCATTTAATACCTTTTTTACCgtctttcatataaatattcagGACAACTCTTCTTGGTAATGGCATATGTGGAGCCAAAGCGTATCTGATGTAGGAGAGAATGATTCGTCTGCACTCGCAACGTCGGGATCAACctgtatagaaaattaaattgtttcatAAGCCAGAGGAAACAAACTTACAATCATTTTTGACGTACCTAACACAATTTACCTAACGACAAACGCCCCTACGTACTTGATGAAATACGAATGTTCTCATCCAAGTCTGCTCTGAAGTTTAAGTTTTCGAAGAAAAGCTTTCAGGCACCTATCTTTGTAATAGATTCAAGTTTGGACATGGAATCACAAAAACTTACCAGACGATTGACTTTTTCAGGTGAGTTTCCTGCAAATGTCATGCACTGGAAAGTATTTTGTATCCTGTGCAGTGACTCATAACCCACAGATGCGAGCACTTCAGTTTCTGGTCATCACAGCAATATTTTTAGCTGTACTGTCGATAAGGAAAACCGAGTTTAATCGGTGGGCTCAGCGTGTGACATCTCCTAAAATCCTCCTGAGAGCATCACACAAGATCATCAATGTCATGTTATAGTATTTCATCGGCCAAAAACTTGCATCAGTCAGCCTTTTTCtccaaaagaaataaaaagcagCTCCAGTTCTTCGCAACGTTAGAATCAGAGATTTCCCTGCGTACTGGAACGAAACTTTTTGCCTGTTTTTTACTTTCTTGTTCCACCTTTTATGGATTGAAACAAATACCTGTCAAATACAACATGAACTTCACTTTACTTCAATCTTTGACTCAatattcttttcatattttcggAGAACAAAGCAGACTTATGTAGGTTTTTGTCTGATAAAATACTAGAATATGACTTAAAGTGGTGTTCTCAAGAGGGCATAAGGAGCTGTCACACGCTGAGTCTACCGATGTTGATTTGCTGAGAGCGTCACACGAGGAAGCTGATAACCATATGATTCTTCATGCTGTCGGCAGTACAGCTAAAAATATTCTTGTGATAACCAGAGACACTGATGTAGTGCATCATCTTGCCCATCACTTAGCCAAAATGAAGTGCTTGCACAAGAAACTTTCACCTGAAAAGGTGGATCATCTAGAATGTTTTTGTGATTCAACGTCCAAATTTGCATCTGTTACAAAGGTAGGAGCCTGGAAGCTTTTCTTCGAACTACTGAGCGAGCTACTGAGCGGATGCTAGCCTCTGGATGAGAACGATCTCAAAAACGTAGAGACGTTTGTCGTCAAATTGTATAAGGTACGCCAAAAATGGTTTAAGTATTTAGTATTTTGTACGTGAATTAAAAGTTAAGTTCAAATGTATTTTAGAGTAAATTTTTGCAATCTTAATCGCCATCTTGAAAAATCCTtacctataatatttttacgtgCATGTTCAAAAACGTATAACTACACATTTTGGGTGCATTCCTTAGTCAATTTACGGATTCAGCAGGGTCGAAATAGGAGAAAAGATCTTTTGCCCAAAAGTATTATGAAATGCCTCTAAAAGTTCGATTTTCTGAAATTCTTACTAGTCTATAATGGATTTAGTTTTCATCTTACAATCGTACACTTTTAAGATAGAAGCGACACCATCTACAATTTTCTGCAAGGTCGAATGAAAAATCTGGTAAGATAAGAGTATTGCAATTTTACCGAAGTTTTAACAATAAGAAGtctgaattttatatttacaagttattttgaaaatatttctagtAACAAACAAGATAGCTTCAAAAAAACATCATTCGTCATGCATCGTGTTccatttgtaaatatatttttgtatataaacaacgaaaattattttacgatttaaagtttgagaaaatatccaaaacaaacaaacaaaaataaactaaaatgaattttaaagtatatttgttCATGTTCCTTTCGTTAGTTGCGTTGGCAAAAGCTCAAGTAAGTAAAaactattcatatttatttatttatcatttctaactttttaattataaaaattcaaataaaagttgcagCTGAAGCAATTGTGCTCCTTTTCGTTTATTCCACTTTCAAGCTCCAAAACTAAACGAGATATGAAAGATTTAGCTACAACGTATATAAATcagatatgtaaaaatttatatattaaaatagagaacttacatgtttttttaattttttataagtttactaaacattactaattaaaataatttttttttaattgaattgccatgaaattttacaattgaaaatggcttttctaaactataaattcaaactgCAATGATGTCAACACATCGTTTTAGCTTGGCTaccgcacggagaaatgataaaataacatgcaaaaTGATAAAGTTTTTGTCTCTCAACTGGCTTTCACtatattgataatatataacatatattaactctataatatatatataatttaataatatttataatttttcatagaaacaagcggaaaaatgttaatttagcGTAATTCCGATTGGCTCGCAGCCTCAACGGGAGTAAATATGTTACAACTTAAAACCAGTGTTTTTTGtatgtcaaaaatataaatatttattgttgataatttagaaaaaaagaagctattatttaaaaaaaattactgaaacaTACTTTAGatgagtttgtttgtttgtttattttattttttaaattatataaagaaaggCAATAGTTAAATGACGAAATGTTTgatttatatcttaaaaataaatttcttaatggGATAAGATAAAAAAGGCGTATaaagtattcaaattaaaaaaaattattttccgttACTTCTTAGGCGCGGAGCCAAGGCTGAACAACGCCACGGGAGTCAAACCGTGccctttttatttcatttcacgTTAGAAAAATCAGGTTTTTTCCATTAGACatgtaacaagttcaaaataacAGGATTATATAAGAAACGTAAATTTTGTCTTcgcaacaaattgaaaaaacaccACCATTCAAATTAAgaggtaattctgaaaattttaaaattttcattgacaCCCCTAAAAACTGGGAAACGCATCATTAAGCTGTCCTTTTAACTCTTAttcatgctagaaagatgcggtATTTTGCATTCAACGCAAAATAACTGCTAATGAAGAGttcatttcgaaaaacaaaatttgttccaTCGTTTTATGATAATGTGAAACTTATATATGCTTAGTTGCAAGAGTGAGGGTCTACCCGAACCATTATGCGACATGAACCAGTGCGCATAACTACTAAGGTGTAAATGCGCACACTTGCAAAACATAAGGATTCTATTACAGCAGTAGTTCAACCATTACTACTAAATTACGCCTTAGTTTTCAACTCATTTAATGATTTTCTGTGACGCGGAGTCAAGGCCCATCTAGTCAATCTCCTTGCAATCAAAGTTACGAGTTACTGTTGAATATTGTTACGAGCCCATTTAATTCATTTCGACCGTGGATGAGTCCAAACACTTAgcgtaaatttaatatttatttgacgGAAAAGATTTATtcgttcatattaaaaatactttttttacacacaatacaaaaattgaactttATAATTTGTCCTACTCTTATTGTTTTTGGAGCTTGTGAAGtcgtttgaaaccttttttattcttgtatatttcattaaaagtattttacgtTTCCATCAATTGAGCTTGGTTAATCGATtatcaacaatattttaatcagttaattttttataggtagcAACTCCGGCTACTCCAGCAACTCCGGCTACTCCAGCTACTGCAGCTACGGTTGCTTTTGCAGTACCAGCAGCCTTTACACCTTTTGTACCAGCACTTTTTGCAGCAAATCCGGTATAATTTGTATTCTgttttaatagtaattattattatttgtatttatttataccataagataaaaaataagtacataggtatgtatataacaaaaacaagtgaaaacaaataattgactgaatgtattacaaaactgttgttagtttcattaaaatccgttCACCCGTTTAACAActgtgaactcttttatcggggtctatcaaattttaaatagtttacaaGCTGTTGAAAttctcatctatttccatgCAACCATAATGTTCCACAGAGGAAGCGTGACAGGGTACAGCTAGTTTAACATAATATGGTCAGACCTTTTCATCACAAATTTTCAGCTCATTTAGTGTGCATGCGTTAACGTTAGCCTTTTCTCGATctgtttttttaaaccaaagttttaaaataacgaAACTCAATCGTCGAAGTCGAACTAAATAGTGAATATTTTCTCGAAATTCAagttttcaaatacttttttgttatCATGAAATGATCGTAAAATGTCAACGTAAACGTTTAAGTGCAGTCAGACTTTATACCGTAAAatgttacttttaataaataaattaaaatatattttaatcaacaaaaatcgtcgaaataatttaatatataatttttcgttaattaaaaaaaaaaaaaaaaattggttattcGATGTTGGCAGCACATACTTCGATCTATGTATTTTGCATGGGGCAGCGTGAGAAGAACAATGAGACCCCACTTTACTTTCATAACAACCTTAAGTAATTTGTTGAAGATTTTATATTACCTACTGgcactaattttattatatttattattgttcagTTCCTTAGTTACCCGTCttgaataaaatcatttaaagaaTATGCTCTTTAACGATGCGTATTTATTCCGGGATAGCTTATATTACCCAAATATGTTTGAAACAGTGGACAAGCTTGAGGGAAGTAATCCTTAAAAGGCTTTATTCAAGACGAAGCATCGAGGAGACATTTTGATCAATGTTACGCAATATCTGAAGTGCTTCCAAAACTTTCCAATAAATCAAGAGATCAAGTTCGGTATacaaagatttaaatttaatgctaATTTTTAAATGGCTAATTTTCAGAGAGGAGGCGGACTACAAGGACGTTAAATAAGAAGAGAATAGAGGTGGCCAAGAAAGTGGAGTACAATAAAACTGTGAAACAGAGGGTGGAAAACAAGAAAATGCAGTTAacaacataattattttgatagttttattaaaaaattgttaaattgtacatggtactttttttttttacctgatTGCGCAATGCaaagtatatgtatgtatgtacgtatgtagATATTATGTGtgcatgcatgtatgtatgtttgttcctttaaatttaaattgtcgctgggatcaatatttttaacgtttttttttgacgattttccttttatttctttttaattatgctagaattgttttttatatttaactagaTAACCCACCCGTTAATCTTCGTTTCaccaacaatttatttaattgtaaccaTTTATCAGCGattatttatcttaattaaGCTGCAActttcaattcattaatagctatactatgTTTAGCCCGCCCGCTAAGTCCGTTAAGTCTACCCGCAAGCCCACCTCTTGTTTTACACGTcgctaaacaaaaaaattttacttcccGGCTTCTGTGTATtcttttcgtttctttctatttgttcaaatgaaaatacgtaatgCCGTTTTCCATTGAAGTATATAGTCTCACTTCGATACGTAAAATGGCATAATgtgttaatataacaaaattttttttaaatatcatgtaTAAGACACTttgttttgttagttttttgcaGATTTTCTGAGGATTAGTGAACGAACGTAATCACACGGTTTACAAATAATCCAAAAAACCTACAAATCCGTGATAATTCCACCAAATTAAAGGTATGGCCAACCTGCAGATAAGTGAATGAATGCAATCACAGCGAAAAATCACTTTTGCCATACAAATCTTAGATATTATTATGTTCACGATAATTGTCTTCTCCAAATTATAGTTACGTGAGACTCAAGCTATTCGCACGGCGGGGTGCGTATGTCctcataatgaaaaaaatctaaaaaacaaatAGAGTAATCCAAGGAGGGGagtgtatttgtaaaaaaaattggcccAATACGTTGaggaacaaaaaaatatcttattttactctttttcgtctaaaatgattcgtctgcATTATTTGTTACAACAAGGAAtgctatataattattaaactaaattaaGTTACGAGTAAGGGGGGATATTAATAGGGCCTCGTTTTGCGCACCagaataacgaaaaaaacaaaGTCATACGAATTGATCTGTCTTCATACATTCTGAAAACAGACTCTATGctctaatgaaaaaatatatttttagaaaaaaaatcaatcgatATTAGTTGCAGGACGCCAAACTTTacctaaacaaaaaacaaatttttgctcAAAATGTTATAGTTTCagtaacaatttcaattttcaacaaaCAAGATATCAATTAAAACAGACACACAGTCACAACACAAAATATGTCTCTGTCGAACTTCCCATGGAATCAATCTTCTCCACATACTATGATACCTGACAATAGGCAATCATTCTGATTAACGATTGGGGAACCTGTCAGTTAATCTTACtgaaattttctcaaataatattaccacaacataattaaataaatcacaaattaaacatttactCATTATGAAACGTATATATGATTtagttatagaaataaatacaaattttatttagggTATCACCAAAAATTCATGTATATTCTACGTACAGTAATCGTACCGAAAGAGTTACCGGTTAAATTTATGCTTAAAATTTACTACCTACCGTGTTAA
This region includes:
- the LOC123294939 gene encoding major pollen allergen Lol p 5b-like encodes the protein MNFKVYLFMFLSLVALAKAQVATPATPATPATPATAATVAFAVPAAFTPFVPALFAANPRGGGLQGR